A genomic window from Sporosarcina sp. Marseille-Q4063 includes:
- the rpiA gene encoding ribose-5-phosphate isomerase RpiA, which translates to MKEQLELIKKAAGEKAAEYIQDGMVIGLGSGSTVYWMMKKLGEMIADGMDVKGIPSSIRTEGWAHEFGIPLTDFSEVRLLDLAIDGANEIDPQFNLSKGGGGSLVREKIVNANSKKLIIIADETKLVSALGEAPLPVEILQFGWEVTVEKIAELGCKPVLRVHDGERFVSNNGNYIVDCEFESIQYPVKLHHELKLMLGVVETGLFIGMTDVVIIAGEDGVKVLEVK; encoded by the coding sequence ATGAAAGAACAGCTAGAGTTAATTAAAAAAGCAGCTGGTGAAAAGGCGGCTGAATATATTCAAGATGGTATGGTTATTGGTCTTGGTTCGGGTTCGACAGTGTATTGGATGATGAAAAAGTTGGGTGAAATGATTGCAGATGGTATGGATGTAAAAGGTATTCCATCTTCGATCCGAACGGAAGGATGGGCCCATGAATTCGGAATTCCACTTACGGATTTTTCGGAAGTTCGCTTGCTCGACTTGGCGATAGATGGTGCGAATGAAATTGATCCACAGTTTAACCTTTCAAAAGGCGGCGGAGGTTCATTGGTTCGAGAGAAAATCGTCAATGCCAATTCTAAAAAGTTGATCATCATTGCAGATGAAACAAAGTTGGTTTCCGCATTAGGGGAAGCACCTTTGCCTGTGGAAATTTTGCAATTTGGTTGGGAAGTTACAGTTGAAAAAATTGCGGAACTTGGGTGCAAACCTGTATTAAGAGTGCATGATGGTGAGAGATTCGTTTCGAATAATGGAAATTATATCGTTGATTGTGAGTTTGAATCGATACAATATCCAGTGAAACTTCATCATGAGTTAAAACTAATGTTAGGTGTTGTGGAAACGGGTTTATTTATTGGCATGACAGATGTTGTGATTATTGCTGGGGAAGACGGAGTTAAAGTTTTAGAAGTGAAATAA